The proteins below are encoded in one region of Zerene cesonia ecotype Mississippi chromosome 10, Zerene_cesonia_1.1, whole genome shotgun sequence:
- the LOC119829389 gene encoding LOW QUALITY PROTEIN: uncharacterized protein LOC119829389 (The sequence of the model RefSeq protein was modified relative to this genomic sequence to represent the inferred CDS: substituted 1 base at 1 genomic stop codon), with the protein MPTSPSPLNIMTAVLNRKLPQEGTSTYVSRESLPELSNSGCPTYSGGGKFPRFYSAKSKKSKHLSATPTPTLSVDFCNIRGLNSNLDAVHHHLETAKPALLFLTETQISSPADTSYLNYPGYVLEHSFVPRAGVCVYAREDICCRRLGSLEGTDLSLLWLRVDYDNHPRIFACLYRSHSGNTETDRLIGQIQNSIDMLLQRIPTAELVVLGDFNAHHAEWLCSRTTDYAGRSFHDFALSYDLTQLVSTPTRVPDVEDHTPSLLDLFLTTSPDDYKVNVVAPLGSSDHCLIRCSVPLSRQSRSRSVSTXRVWHYGSADWDGMRTFFSSYPWRQVCFADDDPNTCADSVADVVLQGMELFIPSSVVPVGGRSRPWFGQSCRAASRMKHDCYQAWAEALAVEDPDVMRLKKMYNSASRSYKREISEAKSRFISRIGKKLTQYPSGTRAFWSLAKAIQGNFCRSSLPPLRRPDDSLAHTAKEKADTLATLFASNSTLDDEGKTPPYILACNSTMPEIKFTQSAVRKALLSLIIHKSNGPDGIPAVVLKICSLIT; encoded by the exons ATGCCCACATCCCCTTCGCccttaaatattatgacagCGGTACTTAATAGAAAACTACCCCAGGAGGGTACTAGCACTTATGTTTCTAGAGAATCCCTCCCTGAGCTCAGTAACTCAGGCTGCCCCACGTATTCTGGGGGGGGCAAGTTTCCGCGCTTTTATTCTGCCAAGagtaaaaaaagtaaacatcTTTCGGCAACCCCCACTCCAACACTATCGGTGgacttttgtaatattagggGACTAAACTCAAACCTTGATGCTGTACACCACCATCTGGAGACAGCCAAACCGGCCTTACTTTTTTTAACGGAGACTCAGATCTCTTCTCCTGCTGATACATCTTATCTCAATTACCCTGGTTATGTGCTGGAACACTCATTTGTTCCGCGCGCTGGAGTATGCGTATACGCAAGAGAAGACATCTGTTGTCGCCGCCTAGGCAGCCTTGAAGGTACTGACCTATCCTTATTATGGCTACGTGTGGACTACGATAACCATCCCCGCATCTTTGCATGCCTGTATAGGTCACACAGCGGAAATACCGAAACTGACCGACTCATTGGgcaaattcaaaattcgatCGATATGCTGCTTCAGAGGATTCCAACGGCTGAATTAGTGGTTTTAGGCGATTTCAACGCACATCACGCAGAATGGTTGTGCTCACGTACTACTGATTACGCAGGACGATCTTTTCATGACTTCGCCTTGTCCTATGACCTTACACAACTGGTGTCTACACCAACGAGGGTGCCCGATGTCGAAGACCACACACCATCTTTGTTGGATCTCTTTCTGACTACATCTCCAGATGATTATAAGGTGAACGTCGTTGCTCCTCTTGGCTCTTCCGACCATTGCCTTATACGGTGTTCAGTGCCTCTCAGTCGTCAATCTCGGTCTCGCTCAGTCAGTACCTGACGTGTCTGGCACTATGGGTCGGCAGATTGGGATGGGATGCGCACGTTTTTCTCTTCTTACCCATGGAGACAAGTCTGCTTCGCGGATGACGACCCTAATACTTGTGCTGACTCTGTTGCTGATGTAGTGCTACAGGGCATGGAGCTGTTCATTCCAAGTTCTGTGGTACCCGTCGGTGGCAGGTCTCGGCCCTGGTTTGGGCAATCGTGCAGGGCAGCATCCCGCATGAAGCACGACTGTTATCAAGCCTGGGCAGAAGCTCTTGCGGTAGAGGATCCCGACGTCATGCGTCTTAAAAAGATGTACAACTCTGCCTCCAGATCATACAAGAGGGAGATATCTGAAGCGAAATCAAGGTTCATCAGTAGAATTGGTAAGAAGCTGACACAGTACCCTTCAGGTACACGGGCATTTTGGTCTCTTGCCAAGGCTATCCAAGGGAACTTTTGTCGTTCGTCACTTCCACCTCTGCGCAGGCCTGATGACTCCTTGGCCCATACTGCTAAAGAGAAAGCCGATACTTTGGCCACTCTTTTTGCATCAAACTCGACGTTGGATGATGAGGGGAAAACACCACCATATATCCTAGCTTGCAACAGCACGATGcctgaaataaaattcacgCAATCAGCTGTTCGCAAAGCCCTTCTCTCTCTCATCATTCACAAGTCGAATGGGCCTGACGGCATCCCTGCTGTAGTTCTTAAGATTT GCAGTCTGATAACGTAG